Within the Gloeobacter kilaueensis JS1 genome, the region GATCCGGCCCTCGACCGGCAGGCCGCCGATGCGACTCCAACCGTCGAGGTGGCCTACGCCCGCGCCGTTGCCCTCGATCTCATCGCCCAGCGCTCCACCGCCCTCGCCCGCCTGCGCCGACGCGGCGCTCTGGTGCTCGATGCGCCCGCCGATCGAGTCAGTACGGAACTGGTGGACGCTTATCTCAGCCTCAAGGCGCGGAGCCTGCTTTGAGCGAGGAAACTGACGGCGATCATAGAAGTGCTCCAGATGTGCCCGCTACAATGCGGGCGTCCTGCTCCAGTGGCGGAGCGGACCTGAATTTTTGCGGTCGCTTGAATCCGTTGTTCTTGCTCCTGCGTATGACCAGATGTCCGAAAAGGCGGGCAGTGCGACGAGCGTTGCCACCGGCTCGGACGTTCGATGGCCTCACATTCACTACTGAAGCTGAAGGAGTCTTTATGCGTAAGTTGTGTACGAACCTGCTGGTAGTTGCTACCTTGATTCTGCCGGTCCAGGCCGCTTTTGCTGCCCAGGTGACGCTCGTCGCCCAGACAGGTGACGCCATGAAAGGCGACACCATGAAAAAAGAAGATGCGATGAAGAAAGGCGACGCCATGAAAGGCGAGTCTATGAAGGGCGAGTCCATGAAAAAGAGCGACGCGATGAAGGGAGAATCGATGAAAAAAGGCGACGCGATGAAGGGTGACGCGATGAAGGGCGATGCCATGAAAAAAGAAGATGCGATGAAGGACAAGCCCAAATAATCCTGCGGGAACTCCCCGTGTGCCCTTCGGTTATCCTGCGGAGGGCACTTTTTGGACTTTTGCCTTAGAGGTCGAGATGACGACAAAAGCCCCGTCCCGCAAACCAGCCGTCCCGAAACAGGCGCTCGCCGCCAAGATTTTCCACTGGATCAACCTCGGCAGCCTGCTTGCGATGATGGGCAGTGGCCTGCAGATCTACAACGCCAACCCGGTCTTCGGGGGCCGAGAAGGTTTTCACTTTCCGGACTTTTTGATCGTCGGCGGCTGGCTTGCCGGGGGCAGGCACTGGCACTTTTTCTTTATGTGGCTATTCGGGCTGAACCTGCTCTGGTACGGGATCTATATACTCGTGACTCGGCGCTGGCAGAACCGTTACGTCGGCAAGAACGACCTCGAAGCCCTGCAGAAGGGCAAAAACCCGAAGCGGCGCAACTACGCCCTGCACCGGCTGGTCTACACCAGCATGTTTCCGATTTTGCTGATGGCCCTGTTCACGGGGCTCGGGATGTACAAGCCCGTCCAGTTTGGCTGGATCGTCGAGCTATTCGGTAGCTGGCAGGCGTTGCGCACGGTGCATTTTCTGACCGTACCGCTGGCGCTCGGGCTGATGGCAGTCCACTCCCTTCTGGCTCTGCAGGTCGGGCAGTGGAAGCTGGTGCGTTCGATATTCGCCTGAGAGATTCGCGATGAGTGATTTTATTCGCCTTGGCCGCCGCCAGCTCATCACCGCCGGAGGCATGAGCCTCCTGCTTTCTGCCTGCGGGCGCGGTCCAATCCAGAGTCTGGCTGAGCAAAAGCTCTACGAACTGTCGGACCCCCTCAACCGCAGCTTCGAGCAGTTACTTTTCAGCCCCCAGCGCCTCGCCCCAGAGTTCCGGCGCGATCAGATCGAGCAGGAGGCGCTGCTTATCAATACAGCCGAAGATATTACGCCAAGCATCGACCCGGAGCGCTACCGGTTGAAGGTGGGCGGTCTGGTCAACCGCCCGGCCAGCTTCACCCTGGCAGAACTCAAAAAAATGCCCTACCGCTCCGAGATCGTCCGCCACGTCTGCGTCGAGGGCTGGGCGGCGATCGTGCAGTGGGGCGGGCTGCCCCTGGTCGAACTCCTCAAGGGCGTCGAGCCCAAACCCGAGGCCCGCTACGTCTTTTTGCGCTCGGCGGAGGGTCTGCGCAGCGACTCCGGCCAGCTCTACGGCTTTTATGAGACCTGGGATATGCCCTCCTGCGTTCATCCGCAGACGCTCCTGGCCTACGAAAAGAACTTCAAGCCCCTGCCCGCCGACAACGGCGCACCCATCCGCCTCGCCTCGCCCGTCAAGCTCGGTTACAAGCAGATCAAGTGGGTCACCGACATCATGCTGCTGGCGGCTTTGCCCGAGCAGATAGGCTACTGGGTCGATTTTGGTTACGAGTGGTACGGCGGCCTGTGATCTTGGGCAAGCTGTCCGGTTTCTCAGTGAGCGAAACTGTAAGGCTTTGGGCTGGAGTGTTGAAGCGGATTTTGTGGGTATTGCTAAAGCCGTCCCCACCCCTCCACACCCCCCCTGCCCCCCCTCTCCTCCTCCTGCCCCCCGAATGGGGGGCTGCCCCGCCGGGCAGGGAAGAAGAGGGGGGGTTCACTGTAACTGGGCTGCAGGCGGGATGGGTGAAGTCGGTTTCAGAGTTGTCTTACTCCCTTCTCCCCTTGTGGGAGAGGGGCTGGGGAGTGAGGGGCCAGAGGCTCAAGCCCGTTGCCGTCCGTCCAGAAACTGCAGTTGCCGGTAGAGTACGCCGACGCGCACCATCTCGAAACCGGCGGCGCGGGCGGTGCGCAGGGGAGTGGCGTAGATCGCCTCCAGTTCGAGTTCTCGCCCCTGCTCGTAGTCGAGCTTCATGCTCGTGCGATAGGGCTGCATCCGGCGCGTGTGATCGAGCATCTTGTCGATGAAGTCTTCTGGGATGCGCCGCCCGCAGGCGAGCGCCCCCGCCACGACCTCCTCCATCAGTTCTTTTGCCAGCTCAGCGGTGGCCGGATCGCTCATCAGTTCGTCGGTCTTTGCTTCGAGCAGGACCGACAGACCGTTGAAGGGGATGTTCCAGATCAGTTTGCTCCAGCGCGCCAGTTGCAGATCCTCCGCCAGTTGGACGGGAATGCCCGCCGTCTGCAGGTCCGCCGCCACCGCTGCCATCGGTGCTGTCACCCCCAGGGCTGCCTCGTCGTGGGCATAGGCACCGAGGGTGACGATGCCGTAATCGATGTGCTGCACCAGGCCGGGGCCAATCTTGTTGGCGCAGATAAAAGTAAGGCCGCCCAGAATCGGCGTCTCCTTATCGACGATGGCGGCGACCTGTTGCTCGCTGCCCATGCCGTTTTGCAATAGCACCACTGTTCCGCCCGGCTTGAGTGCTGGCGGCAACAGTTCGGCTAGCAGAGCGTTCTGGGTGGTCTTGAGGGCGACGAGCACCACGTCGCAGGGGGGCATCGCCGTCGCCTGCCGGTACACCCGCACGTCGCTTAGATGAAAGTCGCCCTCGGGCGATTGCACCCGCAGCCCCGCGCGGGCGATCTGCTCGTAGTCGCTGCGCGCCAGAAAATGCACCTCTGCCCCGGCCCGCTGCAGCCGTGCTCCGTAAAAACCCCCTACCGCGCCGGTTCCGAGCACTGCGTAGCGGCGGGACATTGAAGATTGCACGTTCATGGTTTTTGGTTAAGCCCAGCTTTGATCGTAACCACGGTTGCA harbors:
- a CDS encoding cytochrome b/b6 domain-containing protein; translation: MTTKAPSRKPAVPKQALAAKIFHWINLGSLLAMMGSGLQIYNANPVFGGREGFHFPDFLIVGGWLAGGRHWHFFFMWLFGLNLLWYGIYILVTRRWQNRYVGKNDLEALQKGKNPKRRNYALHRLVYTSMFPILLMALFTGLGMYKPVQFGWIVELFGSWQALRTVHFLTVPLALGLMAVHSLLALQVGQWKLVRSIFA
- a CDS encoding pentapeptide MXKDX repeat protein → MRKLCTNLLVVATLILPVQAAFAAQVTLVAQTGDAMKGDTMKKEDAMKKGDAMKGESMKGESMKKSDAMKGESMKKGDAMKGDAMKGDAMKKEDAMKDKPK
- a CDS encoding putative 2-dehydropantoate 2-reductase, whose protein sequence is MNVQSSMSRRYAVLGTGAVGGFYGARLQRAGAEVHFLARSDYEQIARAGLRVQSPEGDFHLSDVRVYRQATAMPPCDVVLVALKTTQNALLAELLPPALKPGGTVVLLQNGMGSEQQVAAIVDKETPILGGLTFICANKIGPGLVQHIDYGIVTLGAYAHDEAALGVTAPMAAVAADLQTAGIPVQLAEDLQLARWSKLIWNIPFNGLSVLLEAKTDELMSDPATAELAKELMEEVVAGALACGRRIPEDFIDKMLDHTRRMQPYRTSMKLDYEQGRELELEAIYATPLRTARAAGFEMVRVGVLYRQLQFLDGRQRA
- a CDS encoding molybdopterin-dependent oxidoreductase encodes the protein MSDFIRLGRRQLITAGGMSLLLSACGRGPIQSLAEQKLYELSDPLNRSFEQLLFSPQRLAPEFRRDQIEQEALLINTAEDITPSIDPERYRLKVGGLVNRPASFTLAELKKMPYRSEIVRHVCVEGWAAIVQWGGLPLVELLKGVEPKPEARYVFLRSAEGLRSDSGQLYGFYETWDMPSCVHPQTLLAYEKNFKPLPADNGAPIRLASPVKLGYKQIKWVTDIMLLAALPEQIGYWVDFGYEWYGGL